In a genomic window of Labeo rohita strain BAU-BD-2019 chromosome 20, IGBB_LRoh.1.0, whole genome shotgun sequence:
- the LOC127183103 gene encoding kelch-like protein 10, producing the protein MQAWAELRQCSGNHLVTSSPLARKRSQWRFGPGGRRDDGDGLPAAKGPTGILLAIGGWSCDCPTKIIEAYDSNADSWVRLPLQDEHPRAYHGTAVLNEDVYCVGGFDGVQYFNSVRKLNLTTQTWHEVGPMYERRCYVSVAVLDGLIYAMGGCDGYERLNSVERYKPETNQWTRTAPMIERRSDASATSLQGRIYICGGYTGRECLFSAESFHPETNQWTLIAPMRSRRVGLGVIAYGGLVYAVGGYDGSAGGSRLWSAEAYNPQRNIWCDIASMHSPRSNFGIGVVDHQLFAVGGYVGFIQTSDVERYNERTNEWSPASGMSIMCSGLSCCVVPRLSNTQHSLHSHRH; encoded by the exons ATGCAGGCGTGGGCGGAGCTTAGGCAGTGCAGTGGGAATCACCTGGTGACGTCATCCCCTCTCGCTCGCAAAAGAAGTCAATGGAGATTCGGACCCGGAGGACGGAGAGACGACGGTGACGGCCTCCCAGCCGCTAAAGGG ccgacggga ATCCTGCTGGCCATCGGGGGATGGAGCTGCGACTGTCCCACCAAAATAATTGAGGCATATGATTCAAATGCAGACAGCTGGGTTAGACTCCCTCTACAGGACGAGCATCCAAGAGCCTATCATGGCACAGCTGTCCTGAATGAGGATGTCTACTGTGTTGGTGGTTTTGACGGAGTACagtattttaacagtgttaGGAAACTCAATCTAACCACTCAAACTTGGCATGAG GTGGGTCCCATGTATGAACGGCGATGCTATGTTAGTGTTGCTGTTCTGGATGGGCTCATTTATGCCATGGGTGGCTGTGATGGGTATGAACGTCTAAATTCAGTCGAACGCTACAAGCCAGAAACCAACCAGTGGACAAGGACCGCACCCATGATTGAGCGGAGGAGTGACGCCAGCGCCACCTCACTACAGGGCAGG ATTTATATCTGCGGTGGCTATACTGGGAGAGAGTGTCTCTTCTCTGCCGAGAGTTTTCACCCTGAGACCAATCAATGGACTCTAATCGCTCCAATGAGAAGCCGTCGCGTCGGTCTTGGTGTCATTGCTTATGGGGGTCTAGTCTATGCT gtcGGTGGTTATGACGGTTCTGCAGGTGGCAGTCGTCTGTGGAGTGCAGAAGcatacaacccgcaaagaaacATCTGGTGTGATATTGCTTCCATGCACAGTCCACGCAGCAACTTTGGCATTGGG GTTGTGGATCATCAGTTGTTTGCTGTCGGAGGGTACGTTGGGTTTATCCAAACATCTGATGTGGAGCGCTACAATGAGAGGACAAATGAGTG GTCTCCTGCCAGTGGAATGAGCATTATGTGCAGTGGTCTGAGTTGCTGTGTAGTACCACGATTATCTAACACACAGCACAGCCTACATTCCCACcgtcattaa